Sequence from the Candidatus Methylomirabilota bacterium genome:
CTGCAGCAGCCGCGAGGAGCGAGTCCCGATCGCCTGGAGCCAGAGCGACTCGAAGGGCTCCAGGGTCTCACGCACCTGTGGCACTTGCAACTCGATCGTCCCCTCGGCCAGATGCACCCGCTTTGGCTCGTACCCGTTACGATGTCCCCGGAGGGCGCCATCCGTCGATCGCGTATACCAGCCTCGTCCCAGAAACCGCTCCACCTCATCCTCCAGGGCCTTCTGCAGCAGCAACTGCGCGCCGCGGCGGGCCGCCTCCCCAAGCGGATCCGCACTGGTCACCAATGCCTGCGGAAGGGCTTGCTCCAGCTTCTGACTCGGTGGTACTCTCTTCGCCATGGTGTAGCCTCCTTGTCCGGGGTATCAGCCGATACCCCTACGGGTTGTGTGATGACTGGGAGGTTACACCATCTTGCTTTTTACAGGAAGTATATGCCATGACCCAACGGAGTGATAACGTTGAGTCCGATGGCCACGGTCTGCGAGCAGCGTGGTGAAGATGTGCGTGGGGTCGCCTAAGTTCTTGTGGGACCCGCTGGCCGCTCGGACTGATACCCCGGGACATGGTTGTGCGGATTATCCAGGGATCTCTCCGCGGTAAGAGGTGGGTTGTAGGCTCATCAACTCATGGATGCTGGCTGGGGAGCTATGAGTACGCAAAACAGCGATTGTTCGAGCAGTCCGTGCGCTCTGGCGACATCGTCTACGATATTGGGGCCCACACTGGCTTCTACACACTGCTCGCTTCAGTTCTTGTGGGATCCACTGGCCGCGTGGTGGCGTTCGAGCCACTTCCCCGTAACTTGGCCTATCTTCGCAAGCATCTGGCCCTGAATCACGTGAGGAACACGGTGGTCATGGAGGGCGCCGTCTGTGAAAACGAGGGAGAAGTGCGGATCGTGGCAGGCTTGAACAGCTCGGAAACTCGTGTGGATGCCAAGGGCACGATGTCGGTCCGGGCGCTCACGATAGACCATCTGATATTTCGAGATGGTTTCCCTGCTCCCACGGTTATCAAGATAGATGTTGAGGGCGCCGAGCATGCGGTCCTCCGAGGGGGTA
This genomic interval carries:
- a CDS encoding FkbM family methyltransferase, producing the protein MVVRIIQGSLRGKRWVVGSSTHGCWLGSYEYAKQRLFEQSVRSGDIVYDIGAHTGFYTLLASVLVGSTGRVVAFEPLPRNLAYLRKHLALNHVRNTVVMEGAVCENEGEVRIVAGLNSSETRVDAKGTMSVRALTIDHLIFRDGFPAPTVIKIDVEGAEHAVLRGGIQLLTEKRPLIFLSTHGPQLHTEYCRLLTGLGYTLQPEIGDNIELCSEVVGR